In Sulfitobacter sp. M39, the following proteins share a genomic window:
- the hisD gene encoding histidinol dehydrogenase, with the protein MPQFLDFDQPDFEQAFTALLSAKREDSPDVDDTVAEIIAQVRAKGDAAVIELTQKFDRIALTPDTLRITAAEVDAAVAEVSDADRTALELAAARIRAYHERQLPEDAQWQDDAGATLGWRWSAVSAAGLYVPGGLASYPSSVLMNAIPAKVAGVERLAMVVPTPDGVLNPLVLLAARLAGVDEIYRIGGAQAVAALAYGTDTIPPVDKITGPGNAYVAAAKRRVFGKVGIDMIAGPSEILVIADGDNDADWIALDLLSQAEHDESAQSILITTDKAFGRAVSDAVDARLETLERRAIAGTSWRENGAIITVPDLATAAKLSNRIAPEHLELCVADVDALSAQITHAGAIFLGQWTPEAIGDYVGGPNHVLPTARSARFSSGLSVLDFMKRTTLARMTPDALRAIGPSAERLARSESLEAHGLSVTARLRKLND; encoded by the coding sequence ATGCCCCAATTCCTAGACTTCGATCAGCCCGATTTCGAACAGGCGTTCACCGCGCTGCTTTCTGCCAAACGTGAAGACAGCCCCGATGTGGATGACACAGTGGCCGAGATCATTGCGCAGGTGCGGGCCAAGGGCGATGCTGCGGTGATCGAGCTGACCCAGAAGTTCGACCGCATCGCGCTGACCCCCGACACCCTGCGCATCACCGCGGCAGAGGTCGACGCCGCGGTTGCCGAAGTTTCCGACGCGGATCGCACAGCGCTTGAACTCGCCGCGGCGCGCATCCGGGCCTATCACGAACGGCAACTGCCCGAGGATGCACAGTGGCAGGACGACGCCGGTGCCACGCTCGGCTGGCGGTGGAGCGCCGTATCCGCCGCAGGGCTTTATGTGCCCGGTGGTCTGGCAAGCTATCCGTCCTCTGTCTTGATGAACGCGATCCCGGCCAAGGTCGCGGGGGTTGAACGGCTTGCGATGGTCGTGCCCACGCCGGACGGGGTGCTGAACCCGCTGGTGTTGCTGGCTGCGCGGCTGGCGGGCGTCGATGAGATTTACCGCATCGGTGGGGCGCAGGCGGTGGCGGCGCTGGCCTATGGCACCGATACGATCCCCCCCGTCGACAAGATCACCGGCCCCGGCAATGCCTATGTCGCTGCCGCGAAACGGCGGGTGTTTGGCAAGGTGGGCATCGACATGATTGCGGGCCCGTCCGAAATTCTGGTGATCGCGGATGGTGACAACGATGCTGACTGGATCGCGCTTGATCTGCTTAGCCAAGCCGAACACGACGAAAGCGCCCAATCGATCCTGATCACCACGGACAAGGCCTTTGGCCGCGCGGTGTCGGATGCTGTGGATGCACGGCTGGAAACGCTGGAACGGCGCGCGATTGCGGGCACCAGCTGGCGCGAGAACGGGGCGATCATCACCGTGCCGGATCTGGCGACCGCCGCCAAGCTGAGCAACCGTATCGCTCCTGAGCACCTTGAGCTTTGTGTCGCGGATGTGGATGCGCTGAGCGCGCAGATCACCCACGCGGGGGCGATCTTCCTTGGTCAATGGACGCCCGAGGCGATTGGCGACTATGTGGGCGGGCCGAACCACGTGCTGCCCACGGCACGCTCTGCCCGGTTTTCCAGCGGGCTGTCGGTGCTGGACTTTATGAAGCGCACGACTTTGGCACGGATGACGCCGGACGCGCTGCGCGCAATCGGCCCGTCGGCGGAACGTCTGGCGCGATCCGAAAGCCTTGAGGCGCACGGTCTGTCGGTCACCGCACGGCTGCGCAAACTGAACGACTGA
- a CDS encoding UPF0262 family protein translates to MSRITHIALDDANLPPPTPEIEQERKVAMFDLLEDNVFTLPSRDDRPVPQGPYHLGLSIRDKRLVFDVNTESAEKAAEFHLSLGPFRQVVKDYFQICESYFEAVKKSAPSQIETIDMARRGIHNEGSRVLQERLEGKAEIDTDTARRLFTLICVLHYGG, encoded by the coding sequence ATGTCCCGGATCACGCATATCGCGCTTGACGACGCGAACCTGCCCCCGCCCACGCCCGAGATAGAGCAAGAGCGCAAGGTCGCCATGTTTGATCTGCTGGAGGACAACGTTTTTACCCTGCCGTCGCGCGATGATCGCCCGGTGCCGCAAGGGCCGTACCATCTGGGCTTGTCGATCCGTGACAAACGGTTGGTCTTCGATGTGAACACCGAAAGCGCTGAAAAGGCGGCGGAATTCCATCTGTCGCTCGGGCCGTTCCGGCAGGTTGTCAAAGATTACTTCCAGATTTGCGAATCCTACTTCGAGGCGGTCAAGAAATCCGCCCCCTCGCAGATCGAGACCATCGATATGGCACGGCGCGGGATTCACAACGAAGGCTCTCGGGTGTTGCAAGAGCGGCTTGAAGGCAAGGCCGAGATCGATACCGATACGGCCCGCCGCCTGTTCACCCTCATCTGCGTCCTGCACTACGGCGGCTAG
- a CDS encoding arsenate-mycothiol transferase ArsC, which translates to MTQKLPQSVLFCCDHNAVRSPMAEGLMKKFYGTGTYVQSVGVMNDLEIDGFSIAVCQELDVELSRHRSRSFDEMENWGDDLSSFDLIIALSPASQRRALELTRFYHLTVEYWPILDPTGLGETRDAKIAQYRAARDQIKDRLIDRFGAPTRPQI; encoded by the coding sequence ATGACCCAGAAGCTGCCCCAATCGGTGCTGTTTTGCTGCGATCACAACGCGGTGCGGTCGCCTATGGCTGAAGGGTTGATGAAAAAGTTCTACGGCACGGGCACCTATGTGCAATCCGTCGGCGTGATGAACGATCTGGAAATCGACGGCTTCTCTATCGCGGTGTGCCAAGAGCTGGATGTCGAATTGTCCCGCCACCGGTCCCGCAGTTTCGACGAGATGGAGAATTGGGGTGATGATCTAAGCTCTTTCGATCTGATCATCGCGCTGAGCCCCGCCAGCCAACGCCGTGCGCTGGAACTGACGCGGTTTTATCATCTGACGGTGGAATATTGGCCGATCCTCGATCCGACAGGGCTGGGGGAAACCCGCGATGCCAAGATCGCGCAATACCGCGCCGCCCGTGATCAGATCAAAGACCGCCTGATTGACCGGTTCGGTGCGCCCACGCGGCCACAGATCTAG